A genomic window from Tolypothrix sp. PCC 7910 includes:
- a CDS encoding DegT/DnrJ/EryC1/StrS aminotransferase family protein codes for MSEKIQTIPIAKPWMGEAEAEAAKRPILAGWVTQGPEVAAFEQEFAAYVGAKYACAVSNCTTALHLALLAVGVQPGDEVITVSHSYIATANSIRYCGAIPVFVDIEPQTYNINPMLIEDVISNSTRAILVVHQIGMPCDLKAILDIARRYNLPVIEDAACAIGSEILWDGQWEKIGKPHGDIACFSFHPRKIISTGDGGMLTTNHPEWDKQFRLWRQHGMSVPDTVRHGAKQVIFESYPMLGYNYRITDIQAAVGREQLKRLPEIVERRRYLAQRYQELLADVPGLKLPTEPAWAKSNWQSFCVRLPEKCDQVQVMQAMLDAGVSTRRGIMCTHRESAYQIEAWSCGITNQSCNCEAGSCQRLIESEQAQERAIILPLFHQMTEQEQNRVVQVLQTACQI; via the coding sequence ATGTCTGAAAAAATTCAAACTATCCCTATTGCTAAACCTTGGATGGGTGAAGCTGAAGCAGAAGCAGCAAAGCGCCCGATTTTAGCTGGATGGGTAACACAGGGGCCAGAAGTTGCTGCTTTTGAACAAGAGTTTGCTGCCTATGTAGGAGCAAAATATGCTTGTGCTGTGTCCAATTGCACGACAGCGCTGCATCTAGCATTGTTAGCTGTTGGTGTACAACCTGGCGATGAAGTAATTACCGTCAGCCATTCTTACATTGCCACCGCTAACAGCATTCGCTACTGTGGTGCGATTCCAGTGTTTGTGGATATTGAACCGCAAACATACAACATCAACCCGATGTTAATTGAAGATGTAATTAGCAATTCCACCCGTGCAATTTTGGTAGTCCATCAAATTGGAATGCCTTGTGACTTGAAAGCAATTTTAGACATTGCCCGCCGTTACAATTTACCAGTAATTGAGGACGCAGCTTGTGCTATTGGTAGTGAAATTCTTTGGGATGGACAGTGGGAAAAAATCGGTAAGCCACATGGAGACATAGCTTGCTTTTCCTTCCACCCCCGCAAAATTATCTCTACTGGCGACGGTGGAATGCTTACTACCAACCACCCAGAGTGGGATAAACAATTCCGCCTCTGGCGACAGCATGGAATGAGCGTACCTGACACCGTACGTCATGGAGCCAAACAGGTAATATTTGAGTCCTACCCAATGTTGGGCTATAACTACCGCATAACCGATATCCAAGCAGCAGTAGGACGGGAACAACTCAAACGCTTACCAGAGATTGTGGAACGTCGGCGTTATTTGGCACAACGGTATCAAGAATTGCTAGCAGATGTCCCAGGATTAAAATTACCAACAGAACCAGCTTGGGCAAAGAGTAACTGGCAAAGCTTTTGTGTCCGGCTTCCAGAAAAATGCGATCAAGTGCAAGTGATGCAAGCAATGTTAGATGCCGGCGTATCTACCAGACGTGGTATTATGTGCACCCATCGTGAAAGTGCTTATCAAATTGAAGCTTGGTCTTGTGGAATTACCAATCAAAGCTGTAACTGTGAAGCAGGAAGTTGTCAGCGCTTAATTGAGAGCGAACAAGCTCAAGAAAGAGCAATTATTTTGCCTCTATTTCATCAAATGACTGAGCAAGAACAAAATCGGGTAGTTCAGGTTTTGCAAACTGCCTGTCAGATTTGA
- a CDS encoding SDR family NAD(P)-dependent oxidoreductase, translated as MQNKRVLITGGAGLVGSHIADLLVKEGVSEIIILDNFTRGQIKNLAWAKEHGPLVVVEGDIRDQKLLGEVMQGVDVVFHQAAIRITQCAEEPRLALEVLADGTFNVLEAAVKAGVKKVVAASSASIYGMAEDFPTTESHHPYNNRTLYGAAKVFNEGLLRSFHDMYGLDYVGLRYFNVYGPRMDIYGVYTEVLIRWMERIAAGQPPLIFGDGKQTMDFVYIEDIARANILAAKADVSDEVFNIASGVESSLNDLAYSLAKVMGSDLQPEYGPERKVNPVQRRLADVSKAKELLGFEAQVSLEEGLQRLVSWWREQKLAKEASNV; from the coding sequence ATGCAAAATAAACGTGTATTAATTACAGGTGGAGCAGGTTTAGTTGGCTCCCATATTGCTGATTTATTAGTTAAGGAAGGCGTATCGGAAATTATTATTCTTGATAATTTCACACGCGGACAAATTAAAAATTTGGCATGGGCAAAAGAACACGGGCCCTTAGTAGTTGTAGAAGGCGATATTAGAGACCAAAAACTGCTAGGCGAAGTTATGCAAGGTGTTGATGTTGTCTTTCATCAAGCAGCAATTCGCATTACTCAATGTGCAGAAGAACCACGTTTAGCTTTAGAAGTTTTAGCAGATGGCACTTTCAATGTGTTGGAAGCCGCTGTCAAAGCAGGCGTGAAAAAGGTAGTAGCTGCTTCTTCTGCTTCTATTTACGGAATGGCAGAGGATTTCCCTACTACAGAATCCCATCACCCATACAATAACCGCACCCTTTATGGTGCAGCCAAGGTCTTTAATGAAGGCTTATTACGCAGTTTCCATGATATGTATGGTCTAGATTATGTAGGGTTGCGCTACTTCAATGTCTACGGCCCGCGTATGGATATATACGGTGTCTATACTGAAGTTTTGATTCGCTGGATGGAACGCATCGCCGCAGGTCAACCACCATTAATTTTTGGTGATGGCAAACAAACAATGGACTTTGTATATATCGAAGACATTGCTAGAGCCAACATTTTAGCAGCTAAAGCTGATGTTAGCGATGAGGTGTTTAACATTGCTAGTGGTGTAGAAAGCAGTTTGAATGACCTCGCTTATAGTTTGGCGAAAGTCATGGGGTCAGATTTACAACCAGAATATGGCCCAGAACGCAAAGTCAACCCTGTACAGCGTCGGTTAGCAGATGTGAGCAAAGCTAAAGAATTATTGGGTTTTGAAGCCCAAGTATCTTTAGAAGAGGGATTGCAACGGTTGGTAAGTTGGTGGCGCGAACAAAAGCTGGCAAAGGAAGCAAGCAATGTCTGA
- a CDS encoding methionyl-tRNA formyltransferase, with product MVNVLLIGIGTTTLTALESLISQCHVQGIVRYPDTDDPVANLAQTANIPIFTDTSQKAIKALILKLQPDCVVVSSYNQILPPALIELSTFINVHYSPLPQYRGRANVNWAIINDEPCAAISIHKISSDLDEGNIVFQQLIPIHRHDTVADLYDRLNEIQRQNLGETVVKAFNGYPGVQQNNAEATYGCTRLPEDGEINWSASTRSIDCLIRALVAPFPGAYTYFQGTKLTIWQAQPVDNPPIYVGRIPGRIINRSKTDGFVDVLTSDGVLRIFTVQLTGEEKTAASNIIKSVKTTLGLQTSDLLNRIQILEAQITQLQENAK from the coding sequence ATGGTAAATGTACTGCTGATTGGTATAGGTACCACTACTTTAACTGCCTTAGAATCATTAATTTCTCAGTGTCATGTTCAAGGAATAGTGCGTTATCCCGACACAGATGATCCTGTAGCTAATTTGGCTCAAACGGCAAATATTCCCATATTTACAGATACCTCACAAAAAGCAATTAAAGCACTCATTCTCAAACTTCAGCCAGATTGCGTGGTAGTTTCTTCCTATAATCAAATTCTGCCACCTGCACTGATTGAACTGTCTACATTCATCAATGTTCATTATTCTCCTTTACCCCAATATCGAGGACGGGCTAACGTTAATTGGGCAATTATTAATGATGAACCTTGTGCAGCAATTAGCATTCATAAAATTTCATCTGATTTAGATGAGGGAAATATTGTATTTCAGCAGCTAATTCCCATTCACCGCCATGACACGGTAGCTGATTTGTATGACAGATTAAATGAAATTCAGCGGCAAAATTTAGGCGAGACTGTTGTTAAAGCTTTTAATGGTTACCCAGGAGTTCAGCAAAATAACGCTGAAGCTACTTATGGTTGTACTCGCCTACCTGAAGATGGTGAGATTAATTGGTCGGCTTCTACTAGAAGTATAGATTGTTTAATTCGGGCTTTAGTTGCTCCTTTTCCTGGTGCTTACACATATTTTCAAGGCACGAAACTCACCATTTGGCAAGCCCAGCCTGTTGATAATCCACCTATTTATGTAGGACGCATACCCGGTAGAATTATCAATAGATCTAAAACAGATGGTTTTGTTGATGTGTTGACTAGTGATGGAGTACTGAGAATTTTTACAGTTCAATTGACTGGAGAAGAAAAAACAGCAGCATCTAATATCATTAAGTCTGTGAAAACTACTTTAGGCTTACAAACTTCTGATTTGCTAAATCGTATTCAAATTTTAGAAGCACAAATTACTCAATTACAAGAAAATGCAAAATAA
- a CDS encoding DegT/DnrJ/EryC1/StrS aminotransferase family protein has translation MIPFVDLKTQYLSIKDEIDTAVLKVLESTQFVLGNEVKALEAEFADYCNADFGIAVNTGTSALHLALLAAGIGAGDEVITVPFTFVATAAAICYTGAKPVFVDIDPITYTIDVNKIEQAITERTKAILPVHLYGQPADMEPIMEIARRHGLTVIEDAAQAHGAEYKGKRVGSIGDIGCFSFYPGKNLGAYGEGGMIVTSNPEYTHTMQMLRDWGQERRYHHILKGYNYRMDGIQGAILRVKLRYIEEWTEARRTHAAQYNQLLANSGLTTPVTLSHNRHVYHVYAVRTSQREWLQQQLNAQEIQTGIHYPIPVHLQTAYSDLGYKPGDFPHSELAAREVLSLPMYAELTATQVSKVANSLQNILQGVAV, from the coding sequence ATGATTCCATTTGTAGATCTCAAAACTCAATATCTCAGCATCAAAGACGAAATTGATACTGCTGTTCTGAAAGTTTTAGAAAGTACTCAATTTGTTTTGGGTAATGAAGTTAAAGCTTTAGAAGCAGAATTTGCTGACTATTGCAATGCAGATTTTGGTATCGCTGTCAATACAGGTACTAGCGCCCTCCACCTAGCATTATTAGCAGCAGGTATCGGTGCAGGTGACGAAGTCATTACCGTACCTTTCACCTTTGTAGCAACTGCAGCGGCCATTTGTTATACCGGAGCCAAACCTGTTTTTGTTGATATCGATCCGATTACTTACACAATAGATGTCAACAAAATCGAACAAGCGATTACCGAACGCACCAAAGCCATTCTGCCTGTACATTTGTACGGTCAACCAGCAGATATGGAACCAATTATGGAAATCGCTCGCCGTCATGGTTTGACCGTAATTGAAGATGCTGCCCAAGCTCATGGTGCAGAGTATAAAGGAAAAAGGGTAGGTAGTATTGGTGACATTGGGTGCTTTAGCTTTTACCCAGGTAAGAACTTAGGAGCTTATGGTGAAGGCGGGATGATCGTCACCAGTAACCCGGAATATACACACACCATGCAGATGTTACGCGACTGGGGTCAAGAACGCAGATATCACCATATTCTTAAAGGTTATAACTATCGCATGGATGGCATCCAGGGCGCGATTTTACGGGTCAAGTTACGGTACATCGAAGAGTGGACAGAAGCTAGAAGAACACACGCAGCCCAGTACAATCAACTTTTAGCCAATTCTGGTTTAACTACACCTGTAACCTTATCTCATAATCGCCACGTGTATCATGTTTATGCAGTGCGGACTTCCCAAAGGGAATGGCTACAGCAACAACTGAATGCACAAGAAATTCAAACAGGTATTCACTATCCAATCCCAGTTCACTTGCAAACAGCTTACTCTGATTTAGGTTACAAACCTGGTGATTTTCCCCACTCAGAATTAGCGGCTAGAGAAGTACTTTCCCTACCGATGTATGCTGAACTCACAGCCACACAGGTGAGCAAAGTCGCTAATAGCCTCCAAAACATTCTGCAGGGAGTGGCTGTTTAA
- a CDS encoding Gfo/Idh/MocA family protein — protein MGSNIKIGVIGYGYWGPNLVRNFSEIPGAEIKTVSDFKPELLAKVQARYPKINVTTDCRDIYTDPTIDAVVIATPVSTHFDLALSALKAGKHVLVEKPMTVSSEQAMRLIDEAEKRNLVLMVDHTFVYTGAVRKMRDLVVSNALGDIYYYDSVRVNLGLFQHDVNVIWDLAVHDLSIMSYVLQSQPYAVSATGMSHVPGEPENIAYLTLFFESNLMAHIHVNWLAPVKVRRTLIGGSQKMIVFDDLEPSEKLKVYDKGITLNGNTESVYQMLIGYRTGDMWSPQLDMTEALRTEGLHFINCIQKGDRPITDGEAGLRVVRILEAASQSLKQQGRLVELNLAEVAA, from the coding sequence ATGGGAAGCAACATTAAAATTGGTGTCATTGGCTATGGTTATTGGGGCCCGAATTTAGTCAGGAATTTTTCGGAAATCCCAGGAGCAGAAATCAAAACGGTTAGTGATTTTAAACCAGAGTTACTCGCAAAGGTACAGGCGAGATATCCCAAAATTAATGTGACAACAGATTGTCGCGATATCTACACAGATCCTACAATTGATGCGGTAGTAATTGCCACACCAGTGTCCACCCACTTTGATTTAGCTTTGTCTGCATTGAAGGCTGGAAAGCATGTACTGGTAGAAAAACCAATGACTGTTTCCTCTGAGCAAGCTATGCGTTTGATCGATGAGGCTGAAAAACGCAATTTGGTGCTCATGGTAGATCACACCTTTGTCTACACTGGTGCAGTACGCAAAATGAGAGACTTGGTGGTCTCAAATGCTTTAGGCGATATTTATTACTATGACTCTGTACGCGTTAACTTAGGGCTATTTCAGCATGATGTGAACGTGATTTGGGATTTAGCAGTACATGACCTATCAATCATGAGCTATGTATTGCAATCCCAACCTTATGCAGTGTCGGCAACAGGGATGAGCCATGTTCCCGGAGAACCAGAAAATATAGCTTATTTAACTCTATTCTTTGAAAGCAACTTGATGGCACATATCCATGTTAACTGGCTAGCACCCGTAAAAGTTCGCCGGACTCTGATTGGTGGTTCTCAAAAGATGATTGTGTTTGATGATTTGGAACCCAGTGAAAAGCTGAAGGTATACGACAAAGGAATTACCCTCAACGGCAATACTGAAAGCGTTTACCAGATGCTGATTGGTTACCGCACAGGTGATATGTGGTCACCTCAATTAGACATGACAGAAGCATTGCGAACCGAAGGATTACATTTCATTAATTGTATCCAAAAAGGCGATCGCCCCATTACTGATGGGGAAGCAGGACTGCGGGTAGTGAGAATTCTTGAAGCTGCAAGCCAGTCTCTCAAGCAACAGGGCCGATTAGTTGAACTAAATTTAGCAGAGGTGGCAGCATGA
- a CDS encoding acyltransferase has translation MPMKDDIKLGRNVKIFHPQLVNLYGCTIGDDTKIGTFVEIQKNVVVGSRCKISSHSFLCEGVIIEDEVFIGHGVMFTNDIYPRAANDDGSLKLESDWDVVETVVKLGASIGSNATILPGVTIGEKAIVGAGAVVTHDVPDYAIVVGVPARVIGDVRDNKSNLEIATTSVR, from the coding sequence ATGCCAATGAAAGATGATATCAAGTTAGGTCGTAACGTCAAAATTTTCCATCCCCAATTAGTCAACCTCTATGGTTGTACTATTGGCGATGATACTAAAATTGGCACCTTTGTTGAAATCCAAAAAAATGTTGTTGTAGGTAGCAGATGTAAAATTTCATCACACAGTTTTCTCTGTGAAGGTGTGATTATTGAAGATGAAGTATTTATTGGACATGGGGTAATGTTCACGAATGACATTTATCCTCGTGCAGCTAATGATGATGGTAGTTTAAAACTAGAATCTGATTGGGATGTAGTTGAAACTGTTGTCAAACTAGGTGCCTCTATTGGTAGTAATGCGACTATCTTGCCGGGCGTAACAATTGGTGAAAAAGCTATTGTTGGGGCTGGAGCCGTAGTTACCCATGATGTTCCTGATTATGCAATTGTAGTGGGAGTACCTGCCCGTGTAATTGGTGATGTACGCGATAACAAAAGCAACCTAGAAATAGCCACTACAAGTGTGAGATAA
- a CDS encoding DUF4082 domain-containing protein yields the protein MRKFIRAITIAIITALLTINLNGDFQLGTLFVRAQAVSNPIVTENALTGNPKSEWDITGAGSDTIQGFTTDISYNRGDLANPVTVDFKIKISSAATNYRLDIYRMGYYGGNGARKVATVNPTAQQISSARNQVPCNTDAATALYDCGNWQVSGSWTIPTNATSGIYFAKAVLTGGATGSSHIFFIVRDDSSTSDILFQTSDTTWQAYNSYGGANLYSGGPGPKGGAYKVSYNRPFNTRSVDNGQDWVFNAEYPMVRWLEANGYNVSYFTGVDSDRRGDLIKNHKIFLSVGHDEYWSKQQRAKVEAARDAGVHLAFFSGNEVFWKTRWENSIDSSGTPYRTLVCYKETHANAKIDPSPEWTGTWRDPRFSPPADGGRPENSLTGTLFTVNDGATTAIQVPAADGKMRFWRNTSIANLSSNSTATLTSGTLGYEWDEDIDNGFRPAGSFRLSTTTVPNAPVLTDYGSTFGSGTAIHSLTLYKYKGSTGKEALVFGTGTVQWSWGLDGNHDRGTTTPNVSMKQATVNLFADMGVQPANLQSGLVSASASGDIQVPTSTITSPTNGTTVQTNTQLTISGTATDFGGGIVGGVEVSVDGGTTWHPANGRASWSYSWKPTTAGTYTIKSRAIDDSGNIQTSDTQITVTVGSRCSTNNPCSTIWDSSATPSLITDSETSAVELGLKFRSQVSGNITGIRFYKGPQNTGTHVGTLWDSSGTQLARATFTNESASGWQQVNFANPVAIAANTTYVASYHTNVGRYSINDGYFANSGVDSYPLYALRNGESGGNGVYTYNANPAFPTSTFNASNYWVDVVFTTSTIADTTPPTVTATTPSNGATNVSTATTVTAAFNEAIDPTTINGITFELRSPSTTLVTATVTYNSANNTATLTPSAALAASTTYTATVKGGTTDPRVKDIAGNALAVNSTWSFTTAAADTTPPTVTATTPASSATNVSTTTTVTATFNEAVDPATINTTTFELRNSNNTLVTATISYNSANNTATLTPSTALAANTTYTATVKGGTTDPRVKDLAGNALAANSTWSFTTSATSPVISIWNNSATPAIITDPDNSSVELGVKFRSSANGYIKGIRFYKSPQNTNTHVGTLWSSTGTQLAQVTFTSETASGWQQANFATPIAITANTTYVASYHTNVGKYSVTENFFSSGVDNVPLRALSNGESGGNGVYNYSAGPSFPNSSYAASNYWVDVLFSTNP from the coding sequence ATGAGAAAATTTATTCGCGCGATCACAATAGCTATCATTACGGCGCTATTAACGATCAACCTCAACGGAGATTTTCAACTGGGAACACTGTTTGTACGTGCCCAGGCTGTATCAAACCCCATTGTTACCGAAAACGCTTTAACAGGTAATCCCAAATCTGAATGGGATATCACAGGCGCTGGTAGCGACACTATTCAAGGTTTTACTACTGATATTAGTTACAATCGAGGCGATTTAGCTAACCCAGTCACAGTAGACTTCAAGATTAAAATTAGCAGCGCAGCTACTAATTACCGCCTGGATATCTACCGCATGGGTTACTATGGTGGAAATGGTGCTCGGAAAGTAGCCACTGTAAATCCTACTGCACAGCAGATTTCAAGTGCGCGAAATCAAGTTCCTTGTAACACAGATGCGGCAACTGCACTATATGATTGTGGCAACTGGCAAGTGTCTGGATCGTGGACGATTCCAACAAACGCCACTTCCGGAATTTATTTTGCCAAGGCTGTATTGACAGGTGGCGCAACAGGTTCTAGCCATATTTTCTTCATTGTTCGGGACGACTCAAGTACATCTGATATTCTCTTCCAGACTTCTGATACTACTTGGCAAGCATATAACAGCTACGGTGGAGCAAACCTGTATAGTGGTGGGCCAGGACCTAAAGGTGGTGCTTACAAAGTCAGTTATAACCGTCCGTTCAATACTCGTTCTGTTGATAATGGTCAGGACTGGGTATTTAATGCTGAATACCCGATGGTACGTTGGTTAGAGGCTAATGGTTACAACGTTAGCTATTTTACTGGCGTAGATAGCGATCGCCGTGGTGATTTGATCAAAAACCATAAAATCTTCCTATCAGTAGGTCATGACGAGTATTGGTCAAAGCAGCAACGGGCAAAAGTGGAAGCAGCAAGGGATGCAGGTGTCCATTTAGCATTCTTCAGTGGCAATGAAGTCTTCTGGAAAACCCGTTGGGAAAATAGTATTGACAGTTCAGGTACACCTTACCGCACACTAGTTTGTTATAAGGAAACTCACGCTAATGCCAAAATTGATCCTAGTCCAGAGTGGACTGGCACCTGGCGTGACCCGCGTTTTAGCCCACCTGCTGATGGCGGTCGTCCTGAAAACTCCTTGACTGGTACCTTATTTACGGTCAACGATGGAGCAACTACAGCGATTCAAGTACCGGCAGCAGACGGCAAGATGCGCTTCTGGCGCAATACCAGCATTGCCAACCTTTCATCAAATAGTACAGCCACACTTACTAGTGGCACTTTGGGTTATGAGTGGGACGAAGATATCGATAACGGCTTTCGACCGGCTGGTTCGTTTCGGCTGTCAACCACCACAGTGCCCAATGCCCCTGTTCTCACAGACTATGGATCAACTTTTGGATCTGGTACAGCCATTCACAGCCTAACGCTGTACAAGTATAAAGGTAGTACGGGTAAGGAGGCCTTGGTATTTGGTACTGGAACAGTACAGTGGTCTTGGGGTCTTGACGGAAATCATGATCGCGGTACTACAACACCAAATGTCAGTATGAAGCAGGCTACTGTTAACCTGTTTGCTGATATGGGCGTACAACCGGCAAATCTCCAATCTGGTCTAGTTTCAGCTTCTGCTTCGGGTGATATTCAAGTCCCCACATCAACAATTACCTCACCAACAAATGGCACAACTGTACAAACCAATACCCAATTAACTATAAGTGGTACAGCTACTGACTTTGGTGGCGGTATTGTAGGTGGTGTAGAAGTCTCAGTTGATGGAGGGACAACATGGCATCCAGCTAATGGTCGCGCTAGTTGGAGTTACAGTTGGAAACCTACAACTGCTGGCACATATACAATTAAAAGCCGTGCTATTGATGATAGCGGTAATATTCAGACATCAGATACACAGATCACTGTCACAGTTGGATCTAGATGTAGTACAAATAATCCTTGTAGCACTATTTGGGATAGTAGCGCTACACCCAGCTTAATCACTGATTCTGAAACTAGTGCAGTAGAACTAGGGCTGAAATTCCGCTCTCAAGTAAGTGGCAACATTACTGGTATCCGCTTCTATAAAGGGCCGCAAAATACTGGTACACATGTGGGTACTCTGTGGGATAGCAGTGGAACTCAACTAGCAAGGGCAACTTTTACCAACGAATCGGCTTCTGGTTGGCAGCAAGTTAATTTTGCCAACCCAGTAGCAATTGCGGCAAATACTACTTATGTAGCTTCCTATCATACTAATGTTGGACGTTATTCCATTAACGATGGATACTTTGCCAATTCTGGTGTAGATAGCTACCCACTTTATGCTTTGCGTAATGGTGAGAGTGGTGGTAATGGCGTTTATACTTATAATGCTAACCCAGCTTTCCCCACCTCAACATTTAACGCTAGCAACTACTGGGTAGATGTTGTTTTCACTACAAGTACTATAGCTGACACGACACCGCCAACGGTAACTGCTACAACTCCCAGCAATGGAGCAACAAACGTCAGCACTGCTACAACTGTTACAGCCGCCTTTAATGAGGCAATTGATCCAACAACAATTAATGGCATTACATTTGAGTTACGTAGTCCAAGCACTACATTAGTAACTGCTACTGTCACCTATAACTCAGCAAATAATACTGCAACTCTCACACCAAGTGCCGCACTGGCAGCAAGCACTACCTATACTGCCACAGTGAAAGGTGGTACAACTGACCCACGAGTCAAGGACATAGCAGGTAATGCTTTAGCTGTAAATTCCACCTGGTCATTTACTACAGCTGCAGCTGACACAACACCGCCAACGGTAACTGCTACAACTCCAGCTAGCAGTGCAACAAACGTCAGCACTACTACAACTGTGACAGCCACCTTTAATGAGGCAGTTGATCCAGCAACAATCAACACAACTACATTTGAGTTACGTAACTCAAACAATACATTAGTAACTGCTACTATCAGTTACAACTCAGCAAACAATACTGCAACCCTCACACCAAGTACTGCACTAGCAGCAAATACTACCTATACTGCTACAGTTAAAGGTGGTACAACTGATCCACGAGTCAAGGATCTAGCAGGTAATGCTTTAGCTGCAAATTCCACCTGGTCATTTACTACTAGTGCCACATCACCAGTAATTAGTATCTGGAATAACAGTGCTACGCCTGCGATCATCACAGATCCGGACAACTCCTCTGTAGAATTAGGTGTGAAGTTCCGCTCTAGTGCCAATGGCTATATCAAAGGCATCAGGTTCTACAAGAGTCCCCAAAATACTAATACCCATGTGGGGACATTGTGGAGTAGTACTGGTACTCAGTTAGCTCAAGTAACTTTTACCAGTGAAACAGCATCTGGGTGGCAACAAGCAAATTTTGCTACACCAATAGCAATCACAGCCAATACTACCTACGTTGCTTCATATCACACTAATGTTGGTAAGTATTCTGTGACAGAAAATTTCTTCTCTTCTGGGGTAGATAATGTGCCATTGCGTGCATTAAGTAATGGCGAAAGCGGCGGTAATGGTGTTTATAACTATAGTGCTGGCCCTAGCTTCCCCAATAGCTCTTACGCTGCTAGCAATTACTGGGTTGATGTATTGTTTAGTACTAACCCTTAG